atagcttgattagtttcTTGACTCAATGCAAGTGCTATCGTATTCACCTTAGCTatggtacctcggtcctcaaGCCATCACTTGCCTTTCACCTCCGCCTAGTCCCttaaagccctttccttgctatcttcaccttactatgccatactcaagtcacatcatactAAGCGTCcattgaaaaaccatttcttcaatattgtgaTACTTGCTTGAATATCCTCtatatatgaatgttgagatcaatcaagctttagtttgattcacatttacACATAAATGAATAAACAttaatatggtcaagccaattcacggTTCCTCATACTCTCTTCATTTTGGCTTGGCATTCCTAACACTCTTTTTCAATATATATATCTTCATACTTCTATCTTCGTCAAATCAATGCAAAGTGATTCTctaaatctttatccatacaagcaaaccaatgtagagattgacttatatccaatatgaattgtgtcctttgtcatttaacctttgcttggtatttcttcacttatgcattcttgactcattctttaatccttgatcaaagctaatctgctatcaaactcttcttgttcatgtgAAGAaagccattattgagaccaatccaaaatcatcaactcatgtctcttttGCCATTTGctaaatatgcttgctttctcatgatactatgatatcccacaacatagaagccattttatgaactccatttgcattgttgtccttttcttgaactagattgtttccatgatcatctaacaaaacaatACACAACTTtggccttgatttgaacattatgtggaatatcatcaagtttgccttcttgttgatCCTTCAGTCACTTCTCATTCCATAATCCAtaagtatatgcaatagactcaatttcctgttcaacacttagcaaacttgttagacctttaattatgttgtcattcaatccaccaaaacccactaaagagctagatgcactttcaatctccccctttttggtgattgatgacaacacaattaaagcttacaagagattgataaaTCATAAGATTTTGATTCCTATGATATAGAGAGCTCCGCCTAAATGTGTGCATTGaaaggaattcaaattttggCCTCAAATGTCAAATGCACATATTTAAGAAGTGTGGGAACTCTCCTATATCTTAGCATCTGTGGGGTGCAAGGTGTCAGCATGATAAATGTCATGCTCATgacagttcatgcactcaagaagtTGCTAAACTGCCAGTCCGTGGAACCTCTGCGTCCTGTCGCAGAACCTTTATGAAGTAGAGCCTCCGCGACCAGGTGCAGAACATCCGCAAGCTATATAGTTAGAAAAAATAAACAATACATCATTCAAGGCATGAACATCACACACTAGCATATGAGGTCCTTATTaagagcatcaatttaaactatccttgcacacacCACACAATCAAAATTGAAAAATCTTATATGCCCCACTTTTACCCCTTTAAATCCACATATCAATCTCTCCCCTCTTACACTCTATcccaatatttctccccctttggcattaatctccaaaaaggatcTCTCTACTAAAAGGAAGAAATGATGGTAAACAAGTGAGGGCAAGAGGTAGATAAAAGTTTAGCATATAGGATTCCTCTCCTATGttttctaccaaacaaagtatgcaGCAATTTAAGTCAAGATTCTTGAGAAGTTAGCATATTTAGCTCATACCTTATTTAGATGACTTTTAACATGAGACTAACTCATGCCATCACCACAAGAGGTATAAACCAAATATCTAAATAATTCTCTAATCGTCACCACAAGAACAAACTTATGGTGTGACTCAAAATATTGCACATGCATGCACACACTTTCATGTAAGGTCCTAGATTCACAAAGGTAATACAAgagttcatggagcgatatacctttgttctaagcctcataatctccaACCTGATAATGATTTTCATTAGTTGAATTTAGTTCTTTGATGGGCCTAGCATTCCTTTATGCAAAAATTTCATGTGCCCGTctctcttcatcatcatcttcaaggagataACACAAACTTGTGCTTGATCTCGGTTTAAAGCCCATTGCTAGCTCTTGTTGCCATTTtgagataccaattgaagataTATTTCTTGATATACCAAATTTAAGGATTATCCCCAACACCAATTGAAATATGATGTTCATAATTTAACACCAATTCAAAGAGTCCTCACAAGTTGATGCCAATTGGAATGGATTCTTGTATCTCATAATGTCACCTAGGGAATTctcataaagacaagagataGCCTTAAATTGCACAAGCTACAGTTCACAACTAGTGACATTTTGGATGTGGAAGGCAAGTAGATCACTAATTGCAAAATCTCATAACATAGAATAAATTCCCCTTTttgatagtgcatacatatatatgtggAAGGCAAGAACATATGCACTTTTGGCCAATTAAGTCCAAATAAgggaatttaagctatattatggagagtGGCTACTTAAGAGCTAAAAATGCTAGCCAAATAAATATGAAGGATAACTTTaccaatttggattgagttaATGTAGCATACCCGTGAGAAACTCATTCTCACTAAGAGACTACACAAATCACTAgaagaaaaggttagtctcaAAGACACAAGATATAGAATGGGCTCCCCTttaatatgtgcatcaagtaCTCAAATTACTTGTGAAATACACTTGAATCGGTTTAAGAGTCTAGAGGAGTTCATCCGATATATTGGTCAAGGCATGATAAATTTGCAACAATTGAAATTATGCCAAGGAAACATACACCACCAAGGTATAGATAGATCACCATACAAATTTTCATTGATATGACCATCACAAGTGAGACTTTAGTGATTTGGATGGCCATAGTTCTTACTTGATGATTCTTGGTAAATTAGAGCTCCTTGTGATCATCCAAGATCCATATTTTGTTCCTAGTTCTTTGATTCTTTTCTCCAACTCATACAAATCTAGTTCCACTAAAGGATTGGGGCATTCGACATTAAACTGAGAGCACTTGGTTTATAAATACCAGGACCCCCTAGAATAACCTTTGGAGTACCCAAAGATTCCATTGGAACCATCCATCCTCCTTTGATGTTCTTCTTTCTCCGATGTGTGAGACTATTTAAtatgaacttgaaagaacccattagtctcacaagatataaGCTAAGCTCCCCCTCAATTTATGCATACAAGAGTACACAAAGTACGCTCATACATATCAATACCATGATGTCAATTGAGAAGTTTACACTATATTCCAACTGATTCAAACTCCTTCAAGCTGCTTGCAGTCCAATTAGTTTCAGCTGGTTGCAGTTGCTTCCAATTGATTTGAGCAAGTTCCAACTGATTTTAACTTATTTCTGCTACATGTAACTATCGAAGTCAACTGGTTTCATCTAGTTTGAATTGATTTCAGCTGCTATTTCTGAAAGCCTGCAACTGATTTCTTCTAGTTCCAACTAGTGTCAACTGCTTGCTGCTGCTAGTATATTGGTTGCAACTCCTTTGGAACAAACTGATGCTTCTCATATTGACTGATTAATCGTGACCAACTTGAGAGCCAACTTAATCTTGCTGCTGCAATGCAATCCAATTACATACAGTTTTTAGATTTTGTCTTCTTTGGAaaataattcatatctctcatacTACTAGACTAATATACATGAAACTTGGTAGACATGTACACCTGTGAGTCCTCTAACTGCTGTAAAAATTTATGTTCATTTGGACTTCATTTGATCAGTCAAATATATTTTCTACCAAAACTGCTAGAGTTTGAAACTGCAGTACTGAAGCTAACAGAATTCAACTTAAAACTGACTTTCTTCTAAACCAATCTTCATGCCAACTGTACAACAAGTAATAGATATGCCATGCTCACAAAGTTTGAGGCCAATTCATCAGTATTTGAACTTCCAAACCCATGCTTGAAGGCAGCTAACTCAGAATTTTaattttctggacagatttgataatTCCcaattcttctcttcttcttgccCAATCTTGAGGTGAATTTGGTTGAGAATACTCACAAGATGTCATTTCCACTAAGTCATCTTACCAATACTTGTAGGCTTGTGAATTCTTTCAATATAGCTTATCCAActcaacctcaaacttgattttATCCAACTGAGAATTTGGTCTCTTTGGCCTCTAGCAGCCTCATCTTACTTTAGGTGAAGATTAACCTTTAAGCTTGTGATTCATCCAATTATACAAGCACACCCTCTTCTTATTGATTTTCTATGAATAAACTCAACACAAGAGGGcattagtaacacaagcactagtttCTCATTTAGTAACCCTTTATGTGTGGAAGGCAAGTAGGTTACCAAAATAGAGAAACCTCATGACATGGATTAAATCTTGCTTAGAGCCTCTTGTACACTCTTTTGAGTGGAATGGAAATGTGAATGTGCATGGTTGGTCAATGAAGCCCAAAGGGTAGATTTAACCGTTTCAACACATGTGAGTTCAATACATGGcctcaagtcacttccactaatgatttgatcctcaacataatatgactcctcatagcttgattagtttcTTAACTCAATGCAAGTGCTATCGTATTCACCTTAGCTatggtacctcggtcctcaagccatcgcttgcccttcacctccgcctagtccctcgaagccctttccttgctatcttcaccttattatgccatactcaagtcacatcatactaagcatccattgaaaaaccatttcttcaatattgtgaTACTTGCTTGAATATCCTCTgtatatgaatgttgagatcaatcaagctttagtttgattCAAATTTACACACAAATGAATAAACAttaatatggtcaagccaattcacggTTCCTCATAgcctcttcattttggcttgacattcctAACACTCTTTTCAATATATATATcctcatacttctagcttgatcaaattaatgcaaagtgattttctaaatctttatccatacaagcaaaccaatgtagagactgacttatatccaatatgaattgtgtcctttgtcatttaacctttgcttggtatttcttcacttatgcattctcGACTCATTCTTTAATACTTGATCAAAACTAATCTACTATAAAACTTTTCTTATTCATGTGaagcaagccattattgagaccaatccaaaatcatcaactcatgtctcttttGCCATTTGctaaatatgcttgctttctcatgatattatgatatcccacaacatagaagccattttatcaactccatttgcattgttgtccttTTCTTGAACTAAATTATTTCCATGGTCTTCTAACACAACAATACACAACTTtggccttgatttgaacattatgtggaatatcatcaagtttgccttctttTTGTACCTTTAGTCACTTCTCATTCCATAATCCAtaagtatatgcaatagactcaatttcctgttcaacacttagcaaacttgttagacctttaattatgttgtcattcaatccaccaaaacccactaaagggctagacgCACTTTCAGTTGTTGAACGAGAAGAGGTCGGACACGCATATAAAGTCCAGCgcctagtctacttcatcagcgaggttctaAATGAGTCTAAAACTCGCTACCCCCATGTCTAGAAGCTGTTGTACACCCCCTGATCACATCCTGAAAGCTCTATCACTACTTCGATGCCTACCACATAGCGGTAGTCACTAAGTACCCACTCGGTGACATGCTCCGCAACAAGGAAGCCAGCGGCCGCATCATTAAAATGGGTGGTCGAGCTTGGCACCTATACCATTGACATTAGGCCTCGCCACACGATCAAGTCGTAGGCGCTCACCGACTTCATCGCTAAGTGGATGGATATGCAGACTCCTGTCCCGATCAACCACCCCGAGCACTAGACcgtgtacttcgatgggtctctcaACCTCGATGGTGCGGGGGCAGGCGTAAATTTCATCTGGCCATCGGGGGATAAGCTTTGCTACGTTCTTCACCTACACTTCTAAGCATCCAATAATACCACTAAATATGAGGCGGCACTTCATGGTCTCCATATAGCTGTCGAGCTCAGCGTTAAACGCCTCTAGGTGTACGACGACTCCACACTcatgatcaatcagctcaacaaggattggatttGCACCAATGAGAAGATGGACACTTACTACGCCGtgataagaaagttagaagacaagttctacggcatcgagtaccaccatgtggtccgGGTTGACAACTAAGTAGCCAATGAGCTATCAATGTTAGGGTCAACCAGGGCCAAAGTTCTAGCTAGAGTGTTCGTCCAGGACCTGGTGATGCCATCCATCAAGCAGGGGCAAGAAGGCATTGAAGAAAAGCCACCTGCCGAGCCGTTAGTCACATCGGTCCCTAGCTCTAGTAGTGATTAGAgggaacctttcatcaaatacctcaccatTGCAGATGTCCTGGCCGACAACACAGAGAGAATGCCTCACCTGTCGCAGGAAGCATTATGTCCTAGTTGAAGGaaagtgtagcacccggttttaaggacaaaaccagatacgcatcatatgtgagcccaggaagtcaaatctcacatacagctacaaataagggtaatatcattagacaatgctcaatatataatgtacttagtataaagaatataaccttagatagcaaacagcagaaagacaactccgatcttcgggtgaagactctaattccacagggacaactgactggttgatcacaagcctaattcctccaaaatctagtaatctggtacccatccgggatttttatccaaagattGAAACGGTGGTCGGATTCGCCTAAACTGATAACGCCTAATTCCACAGAGACGTGTTATCAGTTGAGGCGAATCCTACCACCATTTCaatctttggataaaaatcccggatgggtaccagattactagagtttggaggaattaggcttgtgatcaaccagtcagttgtccctgtggaattagagtcttcacccgaagatcggagttgtctttccgctgtttgctatataaggttatattctttatactaagtacgttatatattgagcattgtctaatgatattacccttatttgtagctatatgtgagatttgacttcctaggctcacatatggtgtgtatctggttttgttcttaaaaccaggtgcttcGCAAGAACGCCAAGGGGGAGCTACTCCAAAAGTGCATCTCTGTGGAAGAGGGcgagaagatactcaaggagatccatGTTGGCACTTGCAGCAATCACGCAGCCTCTAGAACATTGGTCGGTAAAGCCTTTCgagctggtttctattggccttcTACAGTTGCCGATGCCGAGGCATTCGTTCACTAGTGCGAGAATTGTTAGTTTTTTGCTAAGCAAATCCACGTCCCCGCCCAGGCCTTGCAAACGATTCCTGtgtcttggcccttcacatgctagggactggatatgatcggtcCCTTCAAGCCACGCCGGGAGGTTTTCGCTGGGTCTACGTCTGCATCGACAAATTCTCAAAGTTGATCAAATATAAACCCCTTGTCCAAGCTACATCGAAGAAGGCAACCGAGCTGCTTGACAACATCATTCACTAGTTTGGCCTttcgaatagcatcatcaccgacttgGGGTCCATGTTCACTGGTGCCGATTTCTAGAACTTCTGCGATGTAAGATGCATCTCAGTTAAGTATGTCTCGGTTGCGCACCCTAGGGCTAGTGGCCAAGTTGAGCACGCCAATGACATGATTCTCGACGCGTTGACGAAAAGGCTCTACATGAACGAGCAGAAGCACCCCGGCAAGTGGCTCAAGGAATTGCCagttgtggtctggggactaaggACCCAGCGCAGTCGCAACACTGGCATCTCCCCATACTTCACGTTTTTTGGCTCCAAGGCCGTTTTACCAGCCGACAAAACTTTGCGATCACCTAGAGTGGAGAACTACAATGAAGAAAACTCTAACCAAGCCCAGTTCTTTGAGTTGGACAGCCTAGAGGAGGAGTGCTTGGTTTCATGTGTTCGA
This sequence is a window from Miscanthus floridulus cultivar M001 chromosome 10, ASM1932011v1, whole genome shotgun sequence. Protein-coding genes within it:
- the LOC136489143 gene encoding uncharacterized protein produces the protein MILDALTKRLYMNEQKHPGKWLKELPVVVWGLRTQRSRNTGISPYFTFFGSKAVLPADKTLRSPRVENYNEENSNQAQFFELDSLEEECLVSCVRTSKYLVSMRRYYNRNVNDRFFVVGDLVLRKKQKTDGMHKLSLPWEGLFIVKAVT